A window of the Lysinibacillus irui genome harbors these coding sequences:
- a CDS encoding BRCT domain-containing protein, whose translation MTNRDNPEIIFITDPAESLTHPFFNKQIVFTGALSTMTRSEAAKQVKVCGGSLQGAVTQQTDFVILGDKRRGISTKQRKAEHLINQGHDIQLIIEDDFLWLISMKEDIQK comes from the coding sequence ATGACTAATAGGGACAACCCTGAAATCATTTTTATTACAGATCCAGCCGAAAGCCTAACCCACCCGTTTTTTAATAAACAAATTGTTTTTACTGGAGCTCTTTCTACAATGACCCGTTCAGAAGCAGCTAAACAAGTAAAAGTTTGTGGAGGGTCCTTGCAAGGCGCCGTTACACAGCAAACAGATTTCGTTATTCTTGGAGATAAACGTCGTGGTATTAGTACTAAACAACGTAAAGCAGAACACCTCATAAATCAGGGTCATGACATTCAACTAATAATAGAGGATGATTTTTTATGGCTTATTTCGATGAAAGAGGACATTCAAAAATAA
- the gnd gene encoding decarboxylating NADP(+)-dependent phosphogluconate dehydrogenase yields the protein MLNTIGVIGLGVMGSNIALNMANNGEQVAVYNYTRDLTDKLLEKVEGQALTPYYDIEDFVQSLEKPRKIFLMVTAGNAIDSVIQSVVPFLEKGDVIMDGGNSHYKDTERRYDELKGLGIGYLGIGISGGEVGALTGPSIMPGGDQEVYEKAAPILTKIAAQVKGMPCCTYIGPKGAGHFVKMVHNGIEYADMQLIAEAYTFLRKNVGLSVEEIATIFETWNQGELKSYLIEITADILRKKDEVTGLPLIDMILDKAGQKGTGKWTSMQSIDNGIPTSIITEALFARYISSLKGERVRAEAVLTGPDYNQQSLDKEVWVEYVRQALYMGKICAYAQGFTQYKMTSELYDWNLPLKDIALIFRSGCIIRAEFLNVISEAYQQQPTLDNLLIDPYFAEKTKDYQMGLRKIVCEGIQAGNAFPCLSASLTYYDSYRTGSSNANMLQAQRDYFGAHTYERIDAEGVFHTNW from the coding sequence ATGTTAAATACAATAGGCGTTATTGGTTTAGGCGTGATGGGCAGTAATATCGCTTTAAACATGGCTAATAATGGCGAGCAAGTAGCCGTTTATAATTACACACGAGATTTAACCGACAAACTTCTAGAAAAAGTCGAAGGACAGGCGCTTACTCCCTACTATGATATAGAAGACTTCGTACAATCTTTAGAGAAACCAAGAAAGATTTTTTTAATGGTTACAGCAGGAAACGCTATTGATTCTGTTATTCAGTCTGTAGTGCCTTTCCTTGAAAAAGGCGATGTGATTATGGATGGTGGTAACTCACACTATAAAGATACTGAGCGTAGATATGATGAATTAAAGGGACTAGGAATCGGATATTTAGGCATTGGTATTTCTGGTGGTGAAGTTGGTGCATTGACAGGTCCTTCTATCATGCCAGGTGGAGATCAAGAGGTCTATGAAAAAGCTGCGCCTATTCTTACGAAGATCGCAGCACAAGTAAAAGGGATGCCATGCTGTACGTATATTGGCCCTAAAGGTGCAGGTCACTTCGTTAAAATGGTCCACAATGGAATCGAATATGCAGATATGCAACTAATTGCCGAAGCTTATACATTTTTAAGAAAAAATGTTGGGTTATCTGTTGAGGAAATTGCTACTATCTTTGAAACTTGGAATCAAGGCGAACTAAAAAGCTACTTAATCGAAATTACAGCTGACATTTTAAGAAAAAAAGATGAAGTAACGGGATTACCGCTAATTGATATGATTCTTGATAAAGCAGGTCAAAAAGGGACTGGAAAATGGACTAGTATGCAATCCATTGATAATGGTATTCCTACATCCATTATTACAGAGGCCTTATTTGCACGCTATATTTCATCATTAAAAGGGGAGCGAGTTCGTGCGGAGGCTGTATTAACAGGACCTGACTACAATCAACAAAGCCTTGATAAAGAGGTTTGGGTTGAATACGTACGACAAGCTTTGTATATGGGTAAAATCTGTGCTTATGCGCAAGGTTTCACACAATATAAAATGACATCGGAACTTTATGACTGGAACTTGCCATTAAAGGATATTGCATTAATTTTCCGTAGCGGCTGTATTATCCGTGCAGAGTTCTTAAATGTTATTAGTGAAGCCTACCAACAGCAGCCTACTCTAGATAATTTATTAATTGACCCATACTTTGCAGAAAAGACGAAGGACTATCAAATGGGATTGAGAAAAATTGTGTGTGAAGGTATACAAGCAGGTAATGCATTCCCATGTTTAAGTGCTTCTCTCACATATTATGATAGTTATCGCACAGGTTCATCAAATGCCAATATGTTACAGGCCCAACGTGATTACTTTGGCGCTCATACGTATGAACGTATTGATGCAGAAGGTGTTTTCCATACAAATTGGTAA
- a CDS encoding malate:quinone oxidoreductase translates to MSNRQIKSDVILIGAGIMSATLGTLLKELAPDWKITVFEKLEKAGEESSHELNNAGTGHAALCELNYTSEKKDGSIDIKKAINVNEQFHVSRQFWSYLVNNKLINNPQDFIMPLPHMSLVQGKENVEFLKRRHETMTKNPLFEGMEFSKDPETLKKWIPLIMENRPAGEDIAATKIDTGTDVNFGALTRMLIDHLKAQDVDVNYKHSVESLKQTSDGSWEVRVHDLDGCKMEYHSAKFVFLGAGGGSLELLQKSGIPEGKHIGGFPISGLFLQCNNPEVAEKHHAKVYGKAKVGAPPMSVPHLDTRYIDNKKSLLFGPFAGFSPKFLKTGSNMDLFASVKPHNITTLLAAGVKEMGLTKYLIQQLMLSKEQRMEELREFIPNAKSDDWDIIVAGQRVQVIKDTEAGGKGTLQFGTEVVSAADGSIAALLGASPGASTAVHVMLEVLNKCFPQHIKEWEPKIKEMIPSYGLSLAENPELLKEINATTDKALGLK, encoded by the coding sequence ATGAGTAACAGACAAATTAAATCAGATGTTATCTTAATTGGTGCCGGAATCATGAGTGCAACTTTGGGAACATTACTCAAAGAATTAGCACCAGATTGGAAAATTACAGTGTTTGAAAAGCTTGAGAAAGCAGGCGAGGAAAGTTCTCACGAATTGAATAATGCTGGAACTGGACATGCTGCACTATGTGAGCTGAACTACACTTCAGAGAAAAAAGACGGATCAATCGATATCAAAAAAGCGATTAATGTTAATGAACAGTTCCATGTTTCAAGACAATTTTGGTCGTATCTTGTAAACAATAAGCTGATCAATAATCCACAAGACTTCATTATGCCTTTACCACATATGAGTTTAGTACAAGGGAAAGAAAATGTTGAGTTTCTAAAAAGACGTCATGAAACGATGACAAAAAATCCTTTATTTGAAGGAATGGAATTCTCAAAAGATCCTGAAACACTAAAAAAATGGATTCCACTTATTATGGAAAATCGTCCAGCTGGTGAAGATATTGCTGCAACGAAAATTGACACTGGTACAGATGTTAACTTTGGTGCTTTAACACGTATGTTAATTGACCACTTAAAAGCACAAGATGTAGATGTGAACTACAAACACAGTGTTGAAAGTTTAAAACAAACTAGTGATGGTTCATGGGAAGTACGTGTGCATGATTTAGACGGCTGTAAAATGGAATATCATTCAGCGAAATTTGTCTTCCTTGGAGCTGGTGGAGGAAGCCTAGAATTACTACAAAAATCTGGTATTCCTGAAGGAAAACATATTGGTGGATTCCCAATTAGTGGTCTATTCTTACAATGTAATAATCCAGAAGTAGCTGAAAAGCATCATGCAAAAGTGTATGGAAAAGCAAAAGTTGGTGCTCCACCAATGTCAGTACCGCATCTTGATACACGTTATATTGATAATAAAAAATCACTACTATTTGGACCATTCGCAGGTTTCTCACCTAAGTTCTTAAAAACAGGCTCAAATATGGATTTATTTGCTTCTGTTAAACCGCATAATATCACAACTTTATTAGCGGCAGGCGTTAAAGAGATGGGATTAACAAAGTATTTAATCCAACAGCTTATGCTTTCAAAAGAACAACGTATGGAAGAGTTACGTGAGTTCATTCCAAACGCGAAGAGTGATGATTGGGATATTATCGTTGCTGGTCAACGTGTACAAGTTATTAAAGATACAGAAGCGGGCGGTAAAGGTACACTTCAATTTGGTACGGAAGTTGTAAGTGCTGCTGATGGTTCAATTGCAGCTTTACTCGGAGCTTCACCAGGTGCGTCTACTGCTGTACATGTTATGCTTGAGGTTCTTAATAAATGTTTCCCTCAACATATCAAAGAGTGGGAACCAAAAATTAAAGAAATGATTCCATCATATGGTTTATCTTTAGCAGAAAACCCAGAGCTTCTAAAAGAAATTAATGCAACAACAGATAAAGCACTAGGTTTGAAATAA
- a CDS encoding GntP family permease, with translation MPLIIVGIGIIALLILIMGFKLNTFISLIIVSFGVALALGMPLDGIVKTIEAGLGGTLGHLALIFGLGAMLGKLIADSGGAQRIAMTLVNKFGEKNIQWAVVAASFIIGIALFFEVGLVLLIPIVFAISRQLKVSILYLGIPMTAALSVTHGFLPPHPGPTVIAGEFGANIGEVLLYGFIIAIPTVILAGPLFTKLAKRLVPESFNKTGNIASLGEQKTFELEDTPSFSISVFTALLPVILMSIATIITLLQKTIGFEDNGFLAGIRFIGEAGTSMLISLLVATYTMGIARNIPIKQVMESCTTAITHIGMMLLIIGGGGAFKQVLIDGGVGDYVAELFHGTTLSPILLAWIIAAILRISLGSATVAALTTAGLVIPMLGQSDVNLALVVLATGAGSLIASHVNDAGFWMFKEYFGLSMKETFATWTLLETIVSVAGLGFILLLSLFV, from the coding sequence ATGCCATTAATTATTGTAGGTATTGGTATTATCGCACTGTTAATTTTAATAATGGGCTTTAAATTAAATACGTTTATCTCATTAATTATCGTTTCATTTGGAGTGGCATTGGCTCTTGGGATGCCTTTAGATGGCATCGTGAAGACGATTGAAGCAGGATTAGGCGGTACATTAGGTCATTTAGCATTAATATTTGGACTTGGAGCTATGCTAGGGAAACTAATTGCTGATTCAGGAGGGGCACAGCGTATTGCCATGACCCTTGTTAATAAATTTGGGGAAAAGAATATCCAATGGGCTGTTGTAGCGGCATCCTTTATTATCGGTATAGCTCTTTTCTTTGAAGTAGGATTAGTGCTATTAATCCCTATAGTCTTCGCTATTTCAAGACAATTAAAGGTTTCTATTTTATATTTAGGAATTCCTATGACTGCAGCATTATCTGTTACACACGGATTTTTACCACCTCATCCAGGACCAACTGTCATCGCTGGTGAATTCGGGGCAAACATTGGTGAAGTTTTACTTTATGGATTTATCATCGCCATTCCGACCGTTATTTTAGCAGGGCCGCTATTCACAAAATTAGCGAAAAGGTTAGTGCCTGAATCATTCAACAAAACTGGTAATATCGCTTCTCTTGGTGAACAAAAAACATTTGAACTAGAGGATACACCTAGTTTTAGTATCAGTGTTTTCACTGCACTACTACCTGTTATTTTAATGTCTATCGCTACTATTATTACACTGCTACAAAAAACAATAGGCTTTGAAGATAATGGCTTCTTAGCAGGAATCCGCTTCATCGGTGAAGCTGGTACATCCATGTTAATCTCCTTACTAGTGGCTACCTATACGATGGGAATCGCAAGAAACATTCCTATTAAACAGGTCATGGAATCATGTACTACAGCAATTACTCATATCGGCATGATGCTCTTAATAATTGGTGGAGGGGGCGCCTTCAAGCAGGTATTAATCGATGGTGGTGTTGGGGATTACGTTGCTGAGTTATTCCATGGAACTACCTTATCACCGATCTTACTTGCTTGGATTATCGCCGCTATTTTACGTATTTCATTGGGATCAGCTACCGTTGCTGCTTTAACAACAGCTGGGTTAGTCATTCCAATGTTAGGTCAAAGCGATGTAAACCTTGCCTTGGTCGTATTGGCAACGGGGGCAGGAAGCTTAATTGCTTCACATGTCAATGATGCTGGTTTCTGGATGTTTAAAGAGTATTTTGGGCTGAGCATGAAGGAAACCTTTGCTACATGGACACTACTCGAAACAATAGTATCTGTGGCTGGTTTAGGATTTATTTTATTACTTAGTTTATTTGTTTAA
- the gntK gene encoding gluconokinase, translating to MTNYMLGVDIGTTSTKAVLFSEQGKVIQQENIGYPLYTPDISTAEQNPEEIFQAVLQAISNIMKVHSDKSLLFVSFSSAMHSVIAIDENDLPLTPVITWADNRSEAWAHKIKDDWNGHEIYKRTGTPIHPMSPLSKITWLVHEHPEIACKTKKYIGIKEYIFKKFFNQYVVDYSLASCMGMMNLHTLDWDEEALTVAGISRAQLSTLVPTTQLFSNCNDLLAKQIGIDPQTPFIIGASDGVLSNLGVNAIREGEIAVTIGTSGAIRTIIDKPKTDVKGRIFCYALTENHWVIGGPVNNGGMVLRWIRDEFASSEIETAKRLGIDPYEVLTKIAERVRPGADGLLFHPYLSGERAPLWNPDVRGSFFGLTMSHKKEHMIRAALEGVIYNLYTVYLALLECMETPVTRIQATGGFSRSEIWRQMMADIFESEVVVPESYESSCLGACILGLYAIGKIDSFDIVADMIGDTYKHTPIEDAAKEYRQLLPIFIRLSRVLADDYASIAQYQRSLIKPD from the coding sequence ATGACTAACTATATGTTAGGTGTTGATATAGGGACTACTAGTACAAAAGCTGTGTTATTTAGTGAACAAGGTAAGGTTATTCAACAAGAAAATATAGGGTATCCATTATATACGCCTGATATTTCAACAGCTGAACAAAATCCAGAAGAGATTTTTCAAGCTGTACTGCAAGCCATTTCTAACATTATGAAAGTCCATTCAGATAAATCATTATTATTTGTGTCCTTTAGCAGTGCTATGCATAGTGTAATCGCTATAGACGAAAATGATTTACCGTTAACACCTGTTATCACATGGGCAGATAATCGTAGTGAAGCTTGGGCACATAAAATTAAAGATGACTGGAATGGTCATGAAATTTATAAAAGAACAGGTACACCTATTCACCCAATGTCACCTCTAAGCAAAATTACTTGGCTTGTGCATGAACATCCTGAAATCGCGTGCAAAACAAAGAAATATATCGGTATTAAAGAATACATTTTTAAAAAATTCTTTAATCAATATGTCGTCGATTATTCATTAGCCTCGTGTATGGGCATGATGAATCTCCACACATTAGATTGGGACGAAGAAGCGTTAACTGTTGCCGGTATTTCGAGAGCACAATTGTCGACACTCGTACCAACAACTCAATTATTTTCGAACTGCAATGACCTTTTAGCTAAACAAATTGGTATTGACCCACAAACACCTTTTATCATTGGTGCAAGTGATGGCGTACTTTCTAATCTAGGTGTGAATGCCATTCGAGAAGGTGAAATTGCTGTCACAATTGGGACAAGTGGTGCTATTCGCACTATTATTGATAAGCCTAAAACTGATGTGAAAGGTAGAATTTTCTGCTATGCCTTAACAGAGAATCATTGGGTCATTGGTGGACCTGTAAACAATGGCGGTATGGTACTTCGCTGGATTCGGGATGAATTTGCTTCATCTGAAATTGAAACAGCCAAAAGACTCGGGATTGATCCATATGAAGTATTGACCAAAATTGCAGAACGTGTAAGACCGGGTGCTGATGGATTGCTATTCCATCCGTATTTATCGGGTGAACGTGCACCTTTATGGAATCCAGATGTACGTGGATCATTTTTTGGTTTAACCATGTCGCATAAAAAAGAACATATGATACGAGCAGCTCTTGAAGGGGTTATCTACAATTTATATACCGTCTATTTAGCATTGCTCGAGTGTATGGAAACTCCCGTAACTCGTATTCAAGCGACAGGTGGTTTTTCACGCTCTGAGATTTGGAGACAAATGATGGCTGATATTTTTGAATCGGAAGTAGTTGTCCCTGAAAGTTATGAGAGCTCCTGTCTTGGTGCTTGTATTTTAGGTTTATATGCTATCGGAAAAATCGATTCCTTTGACATTGTCGCTGATATGATTGGTGACACTTATAAACATACACCTATCGAAGATGCAGCAAAAGAATATAGACAGCTACTCCCTATTTTCATTCGTTTATCCAGGGTGTTAGCAGATGATTATGCATCCATTGCTCAATATCAAAGGAGCTTAATTAAGCCCGACTAA
- a CDS encoding ankyrin repeat domain-containing protein — MIKLKDIGTFQELPEIAMHIYTGNITALRVAKNRGWNIEEHFILSKHTTLSPLNLALILQKFDVVKLLVEYNVNLNVEKNPAFLVAVRYCKENIIRYLVKQGANLDGYNQVGSGAFSQAYYGNKKNIPLIHELGLDIKEHGGAVLREAVANYDMKTVTYLLDEGADINYQKSDMVYPYAATPLTIASRMGNIAMVKYLVERGADVSLTEKNGERAYTIAVGLKNEELANYLKAQEPAELHSIVNKKYALNKYNLPDELVDFLTGDKLYLKLPPNDYDIQYIEFFKLTDTIEMKLGRQKLLRLSAYVDNYSDIEVVWNPNGKGQIGCYDVEHEEYADLCSFTEFLARPEVYIINFLEGEL; from the coding sequence ATGATTAAGCTAAAAGATATTGGGACATTTCAGGAGCTACCAGAGATTGCAATGCATATTTATACTGGTAATATCACCGCTTTACGAGTAGCAAAGAATAGGGGCTGGAATATTGAAGAACATTTTATATTAAGTAAGCATACCACGTTAAGTCCATTAAACTTAGCACTGATTTTACAAAAATTTGATGTAGTAAAACTGTTAGTTGAATATAATGTCAACTTGAATGTCGAAAAAAACCCTGCTTTTTTAGTTGCTGTTCGATATTGTAAGGAGAATATCATCCGTTACCTTGTCAAACAAGGGGCAAATCTAGATGGATATAATCAGGTTGGTTCTGGAGCCTTTTCACAGGCCTACTATGGGAATAAAAAAAATATCCCACTTATTCATGAGCTCGGACTAGATATTAAAGAACATGGTGGGGCCGTATTACGTGAGGCTGTAGCTAATTATGATATGAAAACAGTCACTTATTTACTCGATGAGGGGGCAGATATTAATTATCAAAAGTCTGACATGGTTTACCCCTATGCTGCCACACCGTTAACTATTGCCTCACGCATGGGGAATATTGCTATGGTGAAATATTTGGTTGAACGTGGTGCAGATGTCTCTTTAACCGAGAAAAATGGAGAAAGAGCTTATACTATTGCCGTAGGTTTGAAAAATGAAGAGCTAGCGAATTATTTGAAAGCACAAGAACCTGCGGAACTTCATTCAATAGTAAATAAAAAATATGCGTTAAATAAATATAATTTACCAGATGAATTGGTCGATTTTCTAACGGGTGATAAATTGTATCTTAAACTTCCACCAAATGATTATGACATTCAGTATATTGAGTTTTTTAAGCTTACAGACACAATTGAGATGAAGCTTGGTCGTCAAAAACTTCTCCGACTTTCGGCATATGTTGATAATTATTCTGACATAGAAGTAGTGTGGAACCCAAATGGAAAGGGCCAAATTGGGTGCTATGATGTGGAGCATGAAGAATACGCTGATTTATGCAGCTTTACAGAGTTTCTTGCTAGACCAGAAGTCTACATCATCAATTTTCTAGAAGGGGAGCTTTAG
- a CDS encoding nucleotidyltransferase domain-containing protein, whose protein sequence is MLDKWKTALETFLKDWQDRDEVIGALVCGSYVTGNPSKRSDIDVHIILAEDVAWRERGNRVINGFLIEYFANPPSQIRRYFLDDFNKRRTMSMVQFKTGRILYDYTGIIKDLKYEAEEWLSKRYKKVNKTVLEIKKYGLWDALDNLKDCYEQDRKDFTFTYHNELANLFTEYCHFLNLEMIPSYQICAYLEDPLYLQKYCKTAFPDDDFKKSFMKAMQEDDAQKKMELFEALVNYVLKKMGGFHIDGWQMKSPIDD, encoded by the coding sequence TTGTTGGACAAATGGAAAACAGCACTAGAAACGTTCTTAAAAGATTGGCAAGACAGAGATGAGGTTATAGGAGCGCTTGTTTGTGGGAGTTATGTTACGGGGAATCCCTCTAAGCGATCTGACATCGATGTACATATTATTTTGGCAGAAGATGTGGCATGGCGGGAAAGAGGCAATCGAGTGATTAATGGGTTTCTAATTGAATACTTTGCTAATCCTCCAAGTCAAATTCGTCGGTATTTCCTAGATGATTTTAACAAGCGTAGAACTATGTCGATGGTGCAATTTAAAACAGGTAGAATTTTATATGATTATACTGGAATAATAAAAGACCTGAAATATGAAGCAGAAGAGTGGCTAAGCAAAAGATATAAGAAAGTGAATAAAACTGTCTTAGAAATAAAAAAATACGGATTATGGGATGCATTAGATAATTTAAAGGACTGTTATGAACAAGATAGGAAAGACTTTACCTTTACGTACCATAACGAATTAGCTAATTTGTTTACGGAGTACTGTCACTTTTTGAATTTAGAAATGATACCTTCTTATCAAATCTGTGCGTATCTTGAAGATCCACTGTATCTACAAAAATATTGTAAGACAGCATTTCCAGATGATGACTTTAAAAAATCTTTTATGAAAGCAATGCAAGAAGATGATGCTCAAAAGAAGATGGAGTTATTTGAAGCATTAGTCAATTATGTACTCAAAAAAATGGGTGGTTTTCATATAGATGGCTGGCAAATGAAAAGTCCGATCGATGATTAA
- a CDS encoding GntR family transcriptional regulator, translated as MSELKDYLYPQKWLSKASTGDRVAYELRMRIISGLIESGTILSENKLAADFEVSRSPIREALRILAAENIIRLEKMGAVVLGLSEKEIEEIYDVRLLIETFVFERLIKMDTTNLALELSKTLEMMKVAIKYNDADEFSYQDIMFHEAIIRSIGHSYITMIWNNLKPVMEGLILLSMRMRFKEKYEDFTRIVKNHELYIDAIRAKDRELMIKSLHENFDDVQGKVEDLWRSQQMLSKGVEPQND; from the coding sequence ATGAGCGAATTAAAGGATTACTTATATCCACAAAAATGGCTTTCTAAGGCTTCAACAGGCGATCGCGTAGCATATGAACTTAGAATGCGTATTATTTCAGGATTAATTGAAAGCGGTACCATTCTTTCTGAAAATAAACTTGCAGCAGATTTTGAAGTAAGTCGTTCGCCCATTCGTGAAGCATTAAGAATATTAGCGGCTGAAAATATCATTCGATTAGAAAAAATGGGTGCTGTTGTCCTTGGTTTATCGGAAAAAGAGATTGAAGAAATTTATGATGTTCGATTGCTGATTGAAACATTTGTGTTTGAACGTCTTATAAAAATGGATACAACTAACTTAGCGCTAGAGCTTAGCAAAACATTAGAAATGATGAAGGTTGCCATTAAATATAACGATGCAGACGAATTTTCTTATCAGGATATTATGTTCCACGAGGCAATTATTCGCTCCATCGGACATTCCTATATCACCATGATTTGGAATAATTTAAAACCAGTAATGGAAGGCTTAATTTTATTATCAATGCGTATGCGCTTTAAAGAAAAATATGAGGATTTTACTCGCATTGTGAAAAATCACGAACTCTATATTGATGCTATTAGAGCCAAAGATCGAGAGCTTATGATCAAATCCTTACATGAAAATTTTGATGATGTTCAAGGCAAGGTAGAAGACCTATGGCGGTCACAGCAAATGCTATCTAAAGGGGTTGAGCCACAAAATGACTAA
- a CDS encoding histidine kinase N-terminal 7TM domain-containing diguanylate cyclase: protein MNSQLTAFITLGCTSGVLNLYLCLYVFLQRFNYTKIAHLFISYTALISIYCFASAFGLIATTLGAIKFWTAIQYAGMATSTPLGLLFIMRYLGFQLTRKKVIALLSIPFISLIMVATNDMHHFHYRVFEIDPVLGSPYIHQEIGVWYIIHGIFTFGCMFVAFLLIVKQWKETSKAYRKQLIALMCGQLIPMVTAFIYLLGLTPQGVDPVPMVLWASSLLYLWSISSSRLFSVMPITKDVIFHNINDGVIVLDESSRLIEFNQSCNQMFPQLSRSMFGMDFAQVWLQVTGQFMPFNLKAIENTQEIELNHINRTYQVRISALQHVNHGNGLLLIFTDFTEVKKLQHMLEQQAYYDELTQIYNRRAFFKHLETYEEATGFTVVLMDIDHFKHVNDTYGHATGDQLLVHVVKACQSELKNGQFFARYGGEEFVLTLKGYTLAEGEKLANQLCRSIETSPLMTIVGTIRATISCGVAEGKIGEESLYQLLNKADKALYAAKEAGRNRVHVYRE from the coding sequence ATGAATTCACAATTGACTGCTTTTATTACTCTTGGCTGCACATCGGGTGTACTAAATTTGTATTTATGTTTATACGTATTTCTACAACGATTTAACTATACAAAAATTGCGCATTTGTTTATTAGTTATACCGCATTAATATCGATATATTGTTTTGCCTCTGCTTTTGGTTTAATAGCGACAACATTGGGGGCAATAAAGTTTTGGACCGCTATTCAATACGCAGGTATGGCCACTTCAACACCTCTCGGACTATTGTTTATCATGAGATATTTGGGCTTTCAACTGACACGGAAAAAGGTAATTGCACTACTTTCCATTCCCTTTATCAGCTTAATCATGGTTGCTACAAATGATATGCACCATTTTCATTATAGAGTATTTGAAATTGACCCTGTATTGGGATCACCTTATATTCATCAGGAAATTGGAGTATGGTATATCATACATGGGATATTTACATTTGGCTGTATGTTTGTAGCATTTTTATTAATAGTAAAGCAATGGAAAGAAACAAGTAAAGCCTATCGAAAACAACTCATTGCTTTAATGTGTGGTCAGCTGATCCCTATGGTAACCGCATTTATTTACTTGTTGGGCTTAACACCTCAAGGAGTTGATCCCGTTCCAATGGTGTTATGGGCTTCCTCACTGTTGTATTTATGGTCAATAAGTTCCTCTCGTTTATTTAGCGTCATGCCTATTACTAAGGATGTAATATTTCATAATATCAATGATGGTGTCATTGTGCTAGATGAATCGTCACGATTAATAGAGTTTAATCAATCGTGTAACCAAATGTTCCCTCAACTATCTAGATCCATGTTTGGTATGGACTTTGCCCAGGTGTGGCTCCAGGTAACTGGACAATTTATGCCCTTTAATTTGAAAGCGATAGAGAATACGCAAGAAATTGAGCTAAACCATATCAATCGTACTTATCAAGTACGTATATCAGCACTCCAGCATGTTAATCATGGTAATGGGTTACTGCTAATTTTCACGGATTTTACTGAAGTAAAAAAGCTACAACATATGTTAGAACAACAGGCTTACTATGATGAGCTTACACAAATCTATAATCGTCGAGCTTTTTTCAAACATCTAGAAACGTACGAAGAAGCTACTGGCTTTACAGTCGTTTTAATGGATATTGATCACTTTAAACATGTAAATGATACGTATGGACATGCAACTGGGGATCAATTACTTGTTCATGTTGTAAAGGCTTGCCAGAGTGAGCTGAAAAATGGACAATTTTTTGCAAGGTATGGCGGTGAGGAGTTTGTTCTTACACTCAAGGGCTATACATTAGCTGAAGGTGAAAAATTAGCAAATCAGCTCTGTCGCAGCATAGAGACTTCTCCCCTTATGACTATTGTGGGCACTATTAGAGCGACGATTAGCTGTGGAGTGGCAGAGGGTAAAATTGGAGAAGAGTCGCTTTATCAGCTTTTGAATAAAGCCGATAAAGCCTTATATGCAGCAAAAGAAGCAGGACGTAATCGAGTCCATGTTTATAGAGAATAA